A single Drosophila ananassae strain 14024-0371.13 chromosome 3L, ASM1763931v2, whole genome shotgun sequence DNA region contains:
- the LOC123257248 gene encoding uncharacterized protein LOC123257248 — MAAERSGLICPKGLLDERLDQLLRQFWEVETCTDPIVKASKEELDCESHFVKNFALRRFQSLERKLSHHPELRTQYSAFIKEYLNLGHMSLVPPELHQDCKHFLPHHCVLKKDSTMTKLSVVFDGSAVTTSDQLLLSFSSLQSTSKTSRRSVLSSIARLYDPLGLVGPVVTKAKIFLQKLCREHLSWDESLPQGFYTEWQDICRSFSHAQRAEFPRLALTSGALLEIHGFCDASIEAYGACVYIVFRSPGAESRLLCAKSRVSPLKTLTVPKLELAGAELLSRMMAEVHSLGAYRGKYFCWCDSSTVLSWIREEPNIQNLTNSMEWRYVPTLENPADILSRGALPTELIGSRLWCQGPPYLLKTQEHWPVTVVVEKPALEPRPSVLLLFSECLLTSISLADGVRHKGITVHDLKAGTRMLLWAVQRANLGDEMRTLQTKGMVASSSSLASLSPFLDQFGLFRVDGRLKNSSLDYDGRHPVILPRSHPVTRSLILSFHERNLHAVPRSLLAMIRSQYWPIGGRKTVLKATNKCVRCFRMKPRLLEHVMGDLPKESVEGYQVFDVTGIDFCGPFFYKSEVRNKAPIKCYISVFICFTTKAVHLELIWSDNATNFVGAKNQLSELKRLFLSDEHQRSVLDFCLPESIEWKFIPPRSPHFGGLWEAAVKTAMYHFYRVVGSAVLKADDLQTLLYNIGAVINSSRQ; from the exons ATGGCTGCTGAGCGGTCGGGACTGATCTGCCCAAAGGGGCTTTTAGATGAGCGGCTCGATCAACTTCTTCGAcagttctgggaagtggaaaccTGCACCGATCCGATTGTGAAGGCGTCAAAGGAAGAACTGGATTGCGAGAGTCACTTTGTTAAAAACTTC GCTCTACGTCGATTCCAGTCGTTAGAGAGGAAACTGTCTCATCACCCCGAACTGCGCACTCAGTATTCGGCCTTCATAAAGGAGTATCTTAacctaggtcatatgtccctGGTTCCGCCGGAGTTGCATCAAGACTGCAAACATTTTctgccacatcactgtgtGCTAAAGAAGGACAGCACCATGACGAAACTTAGTGTGGTGTTCGACGGTTCCGCTGTTACCACCTCCG atcagctgctgctttcgTTTTCTTCACTTCAGTCCACTTCGAAGACGTCTCGACGTTCTGTCCTGTCATCAATAGCGCggttatacgatccgctgggCCTTGTTGGTCCAGTGGTTactaaagcaaaaatattcttgcagaagctgtgccgagagcATCTTTCTTGGGATGAAAGCTTACCTCAGGGTTTTTACACCGAGTGGCAGGATATCTGCCGGAGCTTCAGTCACGCCCAACGTGCAGAATTTCCTCGGCTGGCACTTACGTCTGGAGCACTTttggagattcatggattttgtgacgccagcattgaaGCCTACGGAGCATGTGTCTACATAGTTTTCAGGTCGCCAGgggctgagagccgccttctaTGTGCGAAATCTCGAGTATCGCCTCTTAAGACGTTAACTGTGCCGAAGTTGGAGCTGGCTGGAGCTGAGTTGTTGTCGAGAATGATGGCAGAGGTTCATAGTCTAGGCGCTTACAGAGgaaagtatttttgttggtgcgacTCTTCAACCGTGTTATCGtggattcgggaggagccaAACATCCAAAATCTGACGAATTCCATGGAGTGGCGATATGTGCCTACGTTGGAAAATCCAGCAGATATCTTGTCTCGTGGAGCCCTTCCTACTGAGTTGATCGGATCCAGACTATGGTGTCAGGGTCCGCCGTATCTGTTAAAGACACAGGAGCACTGGCCTGTGACGGTAGTAGTCGAAAAGCCAGCGTTAGAGCCTCGCCCTTCAGTTTTATTG CTCTTCAGCGAGTGTTTGCTTACGTCTATAAGTTTGGCAGACGGGGTTCGGCATAAAGGAATTACCGTTCATGATCTCAAGGCGGGTACTCGCATGCTTTTGTGGGCAGTTCAGCGCGCTAATTTGGGTGATGAAATGAGGACGTTGCAAACAAAGGGAatggttgcctcctccagttcgCTGGCTTCGTTATCCCCCTTTTTGGATCAGTTTGGATTGTTTCGAGTAGACGGGCGTCTCAAGAATTCATCCTTGGATTACGATGGTCGTCACCCAGTAATTTTGCCCAGGAGCCATCCGGTAACGCGAAGTTTAATCCTTAGCTTTCATGAGCGCAACCTGCACGCTGTACCTCGATCGTTATTGGCGATGATACGTTCTCAGTATTGGCCGATTGGGGGGAGAAAAACTGTGCTCAAGGCGACAAATAAATGTGTGAGATGCTTTCGGATGAAACCTCGTTTGTTGGAGCATGTAATGGGCGATCTTCCGAAGGAGAGTGTGGAAGGTTATCAAGTCTTCGATGTAACCGGCATCGATTTTTGCGGTCCTTTCTTCTATAAGTCGGAGGTTCGCAACAAGGCTCCCATAAAATGTTACATTAGCGTCTTCATTTGTTTCACGACAAAGGCCGTCCATTTAGAGCTG ATCTGGTCCGACAACGCCACCAATTTCGTTGGAGCCAAAAATCAGTTGAGCGAATTAAAGAGACTATTTCTTAGCGACGAGCACCAGAGATCTGTCTTGGATTTTTGCCTTCCAGAATCCATCGAGTGGAAGTTTATCCCTCCCCGTTCTCCCCACTTTGGCGGCTTGTGGGAAGCTGCTGTTAAGACCGCCATGTATCATTTTTATAGAGTCGTGGGCTCGGCTGTACTAAAAGCCGACGATTTGCAGACGCTTTTGTACAATATTGGTGCAGTGATTAATTCCAGTAGACAGTAG